DNA sequence from the Candidatus Methylomirabilota bacterium genome:
AGCACCGGCAGCGTGATGAGGGTGGCGGCGGCGGCCAGCGTCCCCCAGTTGATCTCCTCGTAGGAGATCATGTTGAAGACGGCGATCGGGAGCGTCCGGGTCTCGCGGCCGGCCAGGATCACCGAGAAGAGGAAGTTGTTCCACGAGAACACGAACGAGAGGATCCCCGTCGCCACCACTCCCGGCTTGACCAGCGGCAGCGCGACCCGCCAGAACGTCCCGAAATACGAGCAGCCGTCGATGAGGGCGGCGTCCTCCAGCTCGGCCGGCACGTCCTCGAAGAAGCCGATCATGACCCAGGTGATGATCGGCAGGCCGACGATGAGGTGGGTGAGGATGAGGGCGCCGTAGGTGTCCACCATCCGGAGCTGGCGGAAGAAGATGTACCAGGGGATCAGGTACGAGATGCCGGGGATGATCCGGGCCGCCAGGATCGTCAGGGCCAGCCCGCGCTGGCGCCACCGCGCGATCGAGTAGGCGGCCGGGAGCCCCACCGCGAGCCCGAGGGCCGTGCACCCGAGCGCCACCACCAGGCTGTTCCAGGTGTAGAGGAGGAAGGGATACTTGGTGAAGACCTCGCGGTATCCCTTGGTCGTCACGCTGAAGGTCACGAACGAGGGCGGGTAGGCCGTCGCCTCGACCTGCGGCTTCAGGGAGAGGGTCACCATCCAGTAGAAGACGAGCCGTCCATCGGCCTCGCGCCGCTGGCGCTCGAGCACACGCCGGCCCGGGTGAAGGCCATCAACCGCGAGCTGGGCACCACCATCCTGATGGTCGAGCAGAACGTCCGGCGGATGCTCACGATCGCCGACCGGGTCCACCTCATGAAGCTCG
Encoded proteins:
- a CDS encoding carbohydrate ABC transporter permease translates to MLERQRREADGRLVFYWMVTLSLKPQVEATAYPPSFVTFSVTTKGYREVFTKYPFLLYTWNSLVVALGCTALGLAVGLPAAYSIARWRQRGLALTILAARIIPGISYLIPWYIFFRQLRMVDTYGALILTHLIVGLPIITWVMIGFFEDVPAELEDAALIDGCSYFGTFWRVALPLVKPGVVATGILSFVFSWNNFLFSVILAGRETRTLPIAVFNMISYEEINWGTLAAAATLITLPVL